The genomic stretch TTTCGGCGTCGCGGCGTTGACCACGAAGACCAGCGGCTTGCCGGCGCGTTCGCACAGGTCGACCGTTGCGCCCACGGCGCGCAGATCGTGCGGGCTGGGGCGGGTCGGGACGACGATCAACTCGGCGACCGAAATAACCGACTGGATGGCCATGGTGATGGCGGGCGGCGTGTCGAGCACGGCAAGCTTGAAGCCCTGCTGGCGCAGGATCGCCAGATCGTTCGCCAGGCGAGCGACCGTGGTCTGCGCGAAAGCGGGATATTCGTCCTCGCGCTCGTTCCACCAGTCGGCGAGCGAGCCCTGCGGGTCGATATCGATCAGAACGACGGGCCCGGCGCCTGCGCGCTGGGCCTGTACGGCGAGATGTCCGGAGAGCGTGGTTTTACCCGATCCGCCCTTCTGCGATGCCAATGCCAGTACACGCAAGGCTTATCCCCCTGGTTTGAGCCTCTAGTCAATCAAGTGCCGCACCAAATGCGACTGTTCGAAAACGGAAATCGCAGACTACCCCTAATTTAGGGTTAACATCGGGCGGATTTGGCGTGCGCTGCGAAAGCGGGATGCGGCGCAACGCTTTGCTAACGGTCGATTTACTATAGGGTGGGGCCGACTGCCGCAGATGTGCGGTCGACAGTGCCGAGGACGGAACGGATGATCGGAAAAAGCAAAAACGTGGGCATGGCGCTTTGTGCTGCCATCGCGGCAAGTCTCGCCGTGCCCGCGTCGGCCGATGTGAAGGACGGCGTCGATGCCTGGAGCCGCGGCGATTATGCCGC from Qipengyuania profundimaris encodes the following:
- a CDS encoding ParA family protein, coding for MRVLALASQKGGSGKTTLSGHLAVQAQRAGAGPVVLIDIDPQGSLADWWNEREDEYPAFAQTTVARLANDLAILRQQGFKLAVLDTPPAITMAIQSVISVAELIVVPTRPSPHDLRAVGATVDLCERAGKPLVFVVNAATPKAKITSEAAVALSQHGTVAPITLHHRTDFAASMIDGRTVMEVDPESRSAAEVTALWKYIADRLEKNFRRTVFAAPNTQSAVPGAHRPAGGFGRRVAQ